In one window of Comamonas testosteroni DNA:
- the proW gene encoding glycine betaine/L-proline ABC transporter permease ProW has product MNDNALNNTNTETTSAAFDDPWAAASAPATEPASANVTSSAADADPWAASYADAGADSSTDAWSGGDAASQASSTDWLSAPSPTDVPEHDGGIGQLWHQITTEGLPVQDSINNGLTWVVDHFRPFFQAVRTPIDATLNGVTDVLQTIPMPALVLLIALLAWQFAGRKLAIGSAVSLLIVALLGIWSEAMVTLALVLTSLFFCIVIGLPVGILLASSDRAQRWTRPLLDAMQTTPAFVYLVPVVMLFGIGNVPGVIVTIVFALPPLIRLTNLGIRQVRPDLIEASRAYGASPAQLLWKVQLPLSMPSIMAGINQALMLSLSMVVIASMIAVGGLGQMVLRGIGRLDMGLATVGGLGIVLLAIVLDRITQAMGEPKRGSARWWATGPAGLVMRLHSKRFAPAPKPDSEAAKPATI; this is encoded by the coding sequence TTGAACGATAACGCACTGAACAATACCAACACAGAAACCACCAGCGCGGCTTTTGACGACCCGTGGGCCGCAGCCTCTGCGCCCGCCACCGAGCCGGCCAGCGCCAATGTCACTAGCTCGGCGGCAGATGCCGATCCCTGGGCTGCCTCCTATGCCGACGCGGGTGCCGACTCAAGTACTGATGCCTGGAGCGGCGGAGATGCTGCTAGCCAGGCCAGCAGTACCGACTGGCTCAGCGCCCCCTCGCCCACCGATGTGCCCGAGCATGACGGCGGCATAGGCCAGCTCTGGCACCAGATCACCACCGAAGGCCTGCCCGTGCAGGACTCGATCAACAACGGCCTGACCTGGGTGGTCGATCATTTCCGCCCCTTCTTCCAGGCAGTGCGCACCCCCATCGACGCCACGCTCAACGGCGTGACCGATGTACTGCAGACCATTCCCATGCCCGCGCTGGTGCTGCTGATCGCCCTTCTGGCCTGGCAGTTTGCGGGCCGCAAGCTGGCCATTGGCTCGGCAGTATCGCTGCTGATTGTGGCCCTGCTGGGCATCTGGTCCGAAGCCATGGTCACGCTGGCCCTGGTTCTGACCTCGCTGTTCTTTTGCATCGTGATCGGCCTGCCCGTCGGCATCTTGCTGGCCAGCAGCGACCGAGCCCAGCGCTGGACGCGCCCGCTGCTGGACGCCATGCAGACCACGCCGGCCTTCGTCTATCTGGTGCCTGTGGTCATGCTGTTCGGTATCGGCAACGTGCCCGGAGTGATCGTGACGATTGTGTTTGCGCTGCCGCCGCTGATCCGACTGACCAATCTGGGCATCCGCCAGGTACGCCCCGACCTGATCGAGGCCAGCCGTGCCTACGGTGCATCGCCTGCCCAGTTGCTGTGGAAGGTGCAGCTGCCGCTGTCCATGCCTTCCATCATGGCGGGCATCAACCAGGCGCTGATGCTGTCTCTGTCCATGGTGGTGATCGCTTCCATGATCGCCGTCGGCGGTCTGGGCCAGATGGTGCTGCGCGGCATCGGCCGTCTGGACATGGGTCTGGCCACCGTCGGCGGCCTGGGCATCGTGCTGCTGGCCATCGTGCTGGACCGCATCACCCAAGCCATGGGCGAGCCCAAGCGCGGCAGTGCCCGCTGGTGGGCCACGGGCCCAGCCGGTCTGGTCATGCGCCTGCACAGCAAACGCTTTGCGCCGGCCCCAAAGCCCGACAGCGAGGCCGCCAAGCCCGCGACGATCTGA
- the proX gene encoding glycine betaine/L-proline ABC transporter substrate-binding protein ProX: protein MNTVNHTASIRHGLGHWLLASTAAASMALSMVSTGAFAADELPGKGVKVQPLKSSIAEESFQTQLVMKALEKLGYEVQPMKEVEYPTAHIALANGDATFMANHWNPLHADYYKNAGGDAKLYRKGVFSANAAQGYLIDKKTADAHKITNLGQLKNPEIAKLFDTDGDGKADLTGCTPGWGCEAMIEHQLGAYKLRDTVTHKQGTYSALMADTITRYKAGKPILYYTWTPYWVSNVLKPGKDVVWLEVPFSALPGEQSGTDTKLANGKNYGFIANNQQIVANKAWAEQNPAAAKLFEIIKLPVGDINAQNYMMSQGQNKASDIERHTDGWIKAHQKTFDGWISQALAAAKKS from the coding sequence ATGAATACAGTCAACCACACTGCCAGCATCCGCCATGGGCTGGGCCACTGGCTGCTTGCCAGCACGGCCGCAGCCTCCATGGCCTTGTCCATGGTCAGCACCGGCGCCTTTGCCGCCGACGAACTGCCGGGCAAGGGCGTCAAGGTACAGCCGCTCAAGAGCTCGATTGCCGAGGAAAGCTTCCAGACCCAGCTCGTCATGAAGGCCCTGGAAAAGCTGGGCTACGAGGTCCAGCCCATGAAGGAAGTGGAATATCCCACGGCCCATATTGCCCTGGCCAACGGCGACGCCACCTTCATGGCCAATCACTGGAACCCGCTGCACGCGGACTACTACAAGAATGCAGGCGGCGACGCCAAGCTCTACCGCAAGGGCGTGTTCTCGGCCAATGCCGCTCAGGGCTATCTGATCGACAAGAAGACGGCCGATGCCCACAAAATCACGAATCTGGGCCAGCTCAAGAACCCCGAGATCGCCAAGCTCTTCGACACCGACGGTGACGGCAAGGCCGACCTGACGGGCTGTACGCCCGGCTGGGGCTGCGAGGCCATGATCGAGCACCAGCTCGGCGCCTACAAGCTTCGCGACACGGTCACCCACAAGCAGGGCACCTATTCGGCGCTGATGGCAGACACCATCACCCGCTACAAGGCGGGCAAGCCGATTCTCTACTACACCTGGACGCCCTATTGGGTGAGCAATGTGCTCAAGCCCGGCAAGGATGTGGTGTGGCTGGAGGTTCCGTTCTCCGCGCTGCCCGGCGAGCAGTCCGGCACTGACACCAAGCTGGCCAACGGCAAGAACTACGGCTTCATTGCCAACAACCAGCAAATCGTGGCCAACAAGGCCTGGGCCGAGCAGAACCCTGCGGCAGCCAAGCTGTTTGAAATCATCAAGCTGCCCGTGGGCGACATCAACGCCCAGAACTACATGATGAGCCAGGGCCAGAACAAGGCCTCCGACATCGAGCGTCACACCGACGGCTGGATCAAGGCCCATCAGAAGACTTTCGACGGCTGGATCAGCCAGGCGCTGGCGGCTGCCAAGAAGTCCTGA
- the proX gene encoding glycine betaine/L-proline ABC transporter substrate-binding protein ProX — translation MSKSVQTPTSSQHTRRQLMLATAGAAALGLGHTSSWAAGQNVPSDALPGKGITVQPVKSALAEENFQTLLVMKALQQLGYTVKPWQELDYPLIHLAVANGDASFMANHWNPHHAEFYQQAGGDAKLSRKGVYAAGAAQGYMIDKKTADKHQITHLDQLKDPALAALFDIDGDGKANLIGPNAGWGGEAVVAHQIKTFGLENTVSYTQGNYPALIADTLARFKAGKPVLYYAWTPYWLSNVLRPGQEVVWLQVSRSSMPGVQAGTDTKLPNGRNYGFPLNNEYIVANKLWVKQNPAAGKLFEIMQIPINDISRQNQLLREGESKPADIQRHVDAWIKAHQKTFDAWIAQAKAAALKS, via the coding sequence ATGAGCAAGTCTGTGCAGACCCCGACCTCAAGCCAACACACCAGACGCCAGTTGATGCTGGCTACTGCCGGCGCTGCGGCGCTGGGTCTGGGCCACACATCGAGCTGGGCGGCCGGGCAGAATGTGCCTAGCGATGCGCTTCCGGGCAAGGGTATCACCGTGCAGCCTGTCAAGAGCGCTCTGGCAGAGGAGAACTTCCAGACGCTGCTGGTGATGAAGGCGCTGCAGCAACTGGGCTACACGGTCAAGCCCTGGCAAGAGCTGGACTACCCGCTGATCCACTTGGCCGTGGCCAATGGCGATGCCAGCTTCATGGCCAACCACTGGAACCCGCACCACGCCGAGTTCTATCAGCAGGCCGGCGGCGACGCCAAGCTCTCGCGCAAGGGCGTGTATGCAGCCGGTGCCGCGCAGGGCTACATGATCGACAAGAAGACGGCCGATAAACACCAAATCACCCATCTCGACCAGCTCAAAGATCCCGCACTGGCGGCCCTGTTCGATATCGACGGCGACGGCAAGGCCAATCTGATCGGCCCCAACGCCGGCTGGGGTGGCGAGGCTGTGGTGGCTCACCAGATCAAGACTTTCGGTCTGGAAAACACCGTCAGCTACACCCAGGGCAACTATCCGGCCCTGATTGCCGACACGCTGGCGCGCTTCAAGGCCGGCAAGCCTGTGCTGTACTACGCTTGGACGCCCTACTGGCTCAGCAACGTGCTGCGTCCCGGCCAGGAAGTGGTGTGGCTGCAGGTGTCGCGCTCCTCCATGCCCGGCGTGCAGGCCGGCACCGACACCAAGTTGCCCAATGGCCGCAACTACGGCTTTCCGCTCAACAACGAGTACATCGTGGCCAACAAGCTCTGGGTCAAGCAGAACCCGGCTGCCGGCAAGCTGTTCGAGATCATGCAGATTCCCATCAACGACATCAGCCGTCAGAACCAGCTGCTGCGCGAAGGGGAAAGCAAGCCCGCAGATATCCAGCGCCATGTGGATGCTTGGATCAAGGCCCACCAGAAGACTTTTGACGCCTGGATTGCCCAGGCCAAGGCCGCAGCCCTGAAATCCTGA
- the proX gene encoding glycine betaine/L-proline ABC transporter substrate-binding protein ProX, producing the protein MHSNKPAHSPLPPLQHQYRCLAAIALLSFGAAAAQAQTNSRDLPGKGVSVQPLKGTVDEEMFQTLLVARALEKLGYRVQPVKSLENGTQHVAVAQGDATFTATHWIPLHRAFYESHGADKAFYRAGTYSRNAVQGYLIDKATAEKYKITSITQLKDSKLAALFDTDGDGKADLTGCNPGWGCELAINKHLKGLDLESSITHRQGNYQALIADTITRYKSGKPILYYVWTPFWVNTVLRPGKEVSWLEVPNIPGAQGEDQTQLPNGKNYGFRLNQQYILANKAWAEKNPAAAKLFAVMQLPIEDINAQNMRMRQGESSEADVGRHVDGWIKAHQHTFDGWLEQARAAAK; encoded by the coding sequence ATGCACAGCAACAAGCCCGCACATTCCCCTCTCCCACCCCTGCAGCACCAATACCGCTGTCTGGCTGCCATCGCCTTGCTGAGCTTTGGCGCCGCTGCCGCACAAGCGCAAACGAACTCTCGCGACCTGCCCGGCAAAGGCGTCTCGGTGCAACCGCTCAAGGGCACGGTGGATGAGGAAATGTTCCAGACCCTGCTGGTTGCGCGCGCTCTGGAGAAGCTGGGCTACCGGGTACAGCCCGTCAAGAGTCTGGAAAACGGCACCCAGCATGTGGCCGTGGCCCAGGGCGACGCCACCTTTACCGCCACTCACTGGATACCGCTGCACCGCGCCTTCTATGAAAGCCATGGCGCAGACAAGGCTTTCTATCGCGCCGGCACTTACTCGCGCAATGCGGTGCAAGGCTATCTGATCGACAAGGCCACGGCCGAGAAGTACAAAATCACCAGCATCACGCAGCTCAAGGACTCAAAGCTGGCAGCGCTGTTCGACACCGATGGCGACGGCAAGGCCGATCTGACAGGCTGCAACCCTGGCTGGGGCTGCGAGCTGGCCATCAACAAGCATCTCAAGGGACTGGATCTGGAGTCCAGCATCACCCACAGGCAAGGCAACTACCAGGCCTTGATTGCCGACACCATCACCCGCTACAAAAGCGGCAAGCCCATTCTCTACTACGTCTGGACCCCGTTCTGGGTAAACACCGTGCTGCGCCCGGGCAAGGAGGTCAGTTGGCTGGAGGTACCCAATATCCCCGGTGCCCAGGGCGAAGACCAGACCCAGCTGCCCAATGGCAAGAACTACGGCTTCAGGCTCAATCAGCAATACATCCTGGCCAACAAGGCCTGGGCCGAGAAAAATCCGGCCGCTGCCAAGCTGTTTGCCGTGATGCAGCTGCCCATAGAGGACATCAACGCCCAGAACATGCGCATGCGCCAGGGCGAGAGCAGCGAGGCCGATGTCGGCCGCCATGTGGACGGCTGGATCAAGGCCCATCAGCACACTTTTGACGGCTGGCTGGAGCAGGCGCGCGCCGCTGCCAAATAA
- a CDS encoding DUF3334 family protein yields MSQPNAPIVHGTEDVLIALCNSVSRVLQAATQCPIQYSGMVQRITKTSLKPDIGCFVLIDGGFSALIIINFSADAAMELYRSYLLSMGMAESDLASSYTSDDVSNVMGELMNQVVGDFTSKVQRELQTYIAQSQPKMIRLNKQVNLSVDANLDAPEARRVTFYTGNNNIFYLEMAVDHMEFIKIKDFEAQEKPDPDLVMAQTREAQSGQASAAINTAAAPSDTDDLLKSLGL; encoded by the coding sequence ATGAGCCAACCCAACGCCCCCATCGTCCACGGCACCGAAGATGTGCTGATTGCACTGTGCAACTCTGTCTCGCGCGTGCTGCAGGCGGCCACCCAGTGCCCGATCCAGTACTCGGGCATGGTGCAACGCATCACCAAGACCAGTCTCAAACCCGATATCGGCTGCTTTGTGCTGATCGATGGCGGCTTTTCTGCGCTCATCATCATCAACTTCTCGGCCGATGCGGCCATGGAGCTCTACCGCAGCTATCTGCTGTCCATGGGCATGGCCGAGAGCGATCTGGCCAGCTCCTACACCTCGGATGACGTGAGCAACGTCATGGGCGAGCTGATGAATCAGGTCGTTGGCGACTTCACCAGCAAGGTGCAGCGCGAGCTGCAGACCTATATCGCGCAAAGCCAGCCCAAGATGATCCGCCTGAACAAGCAAGTCAATCTGAGCGTGGATGCCAACCTCGATGCCCCCGAAGCCCGCCGCGTGACCTTCTACACGGGCAACAACAACATCTTCTATCTGGAGATGGCGGTGGATCACATGGAATTCATCAAGATCAAGGACTTCGAAGCCCAGGAAAAGCCCGACCCCGATCTGGTCATGGCCCAGACTCGTGAAGCCCAATCTGGTCAAGCGTCTGCCGCTATAAATACTGCTGCAGCGCCCAGCGATACCGACGACCTGCTCAAGTCGCTGGGGCTGTAA